A genomic window from Candidatus Methylacidiphilum fumarolicum includes:
- the ppk1 gene encoding polyphosphate kinase 1 encodes MIATFNKPEYFINRELSWLEFNARVLEEAADPKQPLLERLRFLCIFSSNLDEFFEIRVAGIKQQIENGSEEQSADGLTPLQVFEGIEKRTHELVEKQYKIWNEEIKPALKKNGIFLCTHNELTESELEWCKTYFDKEIFPVLTPLAVDSSHPFPQLVNKCLNLILTLKRPNASHMHNFGIVQIPRILPRLITLPGSNSKSGFRFILLSDLVINFLDTLFPGDEIQDVNSFRITRNSELYIDEEEAENLLQTVEEELKKRNRGNAVRLEIESTCPKELEEILLKALHLDHRDSYRNPDPLNFLHLLPICNHEGFPHLRDRPWTPVIPSELSGKPNLFEVIRKTDVLLHHPYESFGIIVDFLQKAAIDPSVLGIRMTLYRTSGDSPIVHALIRAAQNGKQVTALVEIKARFDEENNIQWARRMEEAGVHVLYGIVGLKTHCKMLEIIRRDPDQIRLYVHLATGNYHPSTARLYTDLSLLTTNEEITKEVATLFNILTGLSRFHGIEKLIVSPFNMASRLKEMIQREINNAKEGKKARIIAKLNALVDEDIIQHLYAASSAGVKIDLIVRGICCLRPGIPQVSENIRVISIVGRFLEHSRIFYFENGGNPEYYSGSADWMQRNFYRRIEIIFPIEHPKLKEKVQEILEAYLADNIKARELLPNGIYRRIKPEKEPFQAQLYFREKARKEQLIQSKGREGMEIPIKAVQPLAMENQNQSFL; translated from the coding sequence ATGATAGCAACCTTTAATAAACCTGAATATTTTATTAACCGAGAGCTAAGTTGGCTTGAATTCAATGCGAGAGTTTTGGAAGAAGCTGCTGATCCAAAACAGCCTTTGCTTGAAAGACTCCGGTTCCTTTGTATTTTTAGCTCCAATTTAGATGAATTTTTCGAAATTCGGGTCGCAGGAATCAAACAGCAAATAGAAAACGGAAGTGAAGAACAGAGTGCTGATGGGTTGACTCCCCTTCAAGTCTTCGAAGGAATCGAGAAAAGGACACATGAACTCGTTGAGAAACAATACAAAATTTGGAACGAGGAAATTAAGCCAGCTTTAAAAAAGAATGGGATCTTTTTATGCACCCACAATGAATTGACAGAATCAGAGCTTGAATGGTGTAAAACCTATTTTGATAAAGAAATTTTTCCCGTTCTGACTCCTTTGGCAGTTGATTCGAGTCATCCTTTCCCTCAATTAGTTAACAAATGCCTTAATTTGATCTTGACTTTGAAACGACCTAATGCCTCTCATATGCACAATTTTGGCATTGTTCAAATTCCAAGGATTTTGCCGCGTCTCATCACCTTGCCTGGAAGCAATTCTAAATCGGGTTTTAGGTTCATTCTTTTAAGTGATCTGGTCATAAACTTTCTGGACACGCTTTTCCCTGGTGATGAAATTCAAGATGTCAATTCCTTCAGAATTACCCGTAACAGTGAGCTTTATATCGATGAAGAAGAGGCAGAGAACCTCTTACAAACCGTTGAAGAGGAGTTGAAAAAGAGGAACAGGGGCAACGCTGTCAGGTTAGAAATAGAATCCACATGTCCAAAAGAACTAGAAGAGATTCTGTTGAAAGCACTCCATCTTGATCACCGCGACTCCTATCGCAACCCTGATCCTTTGAATTTCCTTCATCTTTTACCTATCTGTAACCATGAAGGGTTTCCACACCTAAGAGATAGACCATGGACCCCTGTTATCCCTTCAGAGCTTAGCGGAAAACCTAATCTTTTTGAAGTGATTCGCAAAACTGATGTACTTCTCCACCATCCGTATGAAAGCTTTGGAATCATTGTCGATTTTTTGCAGAAAGCAGCCATTGATCCTTCCGTCCTTGGAATAAGAATGACTCTCTATAGAACCAGTGGAGATTCTCCGATCGTTCATGCTCTTATTCGAGCAGCCCAAAATGGCAAGCAAGTCACGGCTTTGGTAGAAATCAAAGCCAGATTCGACGAAGAAAACAATATTCAATGGGCAAGACGTATGGAAGAAGCTGGAGTGCATGTTCTTTACGGTATTGTTGGATTGAAGACCCATTGTAAAATGCTTGAAATCATCCGGAGAGATCCAGATCAAATCAGGCTTTACGTTCATCTCGCTACAGGCAATTATCATCCAAGCACGGCAAGGCTGTACACTGATCTGAGCCTTTTAACCACCAATGAGGAGATAACGAAAGAAGTAGCAACTCTTTTCAACATATTGACCGGGCTTTCTCGATTTCATGGCATCGAAAAGCTTATCGTTTCTCCATTTAATATGGCTAGCAGGCTAAAGGAGATGATCCAAAGAGAAATTAACAATGCCAAAGAAGGGAAAAAGGCTAGAATCATTGCAAAACTGAATGCCCTCGTTGATGAAGATATCATTCAACATCTTTATGCCGCTTCTTCTGCAGGTGTTAAAATTGATCTTATAGTGAGGGGCATCTGCTGTTTAAGACCGGGAATTCCACAAGTCAGTGAAAATATTAGAGTCATTAGCATTGTAGGTAGGTTCTTGGAACATAGTCGGATCTTCTATTTTGAGAATGGAGGCAATCCTGAATATTATTCAGGGAGTGCGGATTGGATGCAAAGAAACTTTTATAGGAGAATCGAAATTATTTTTCCTATTGAACATCCCAAATTAAAAGAAAAGGTGCAGGAAATTCTAGAGGCTTATCTAGCGGATAATATCAAAGCCAGAGAACTTTTACCTAATGGAATTTACAGACGAATCAAACCAGAAAAAGAGCCTTTTCAGGCCCAACTCTATTTTAGAGAAAAAGCAAGAAAAGAACAACTGATCCAATCGAAAGGAAGGGAAGGGATGGAAATTCCCATCAAAGCTGTCCAACCACTCGCTATGGAAAATCAAAACCAAAGTTTTCTCTAG
- a CDS encoding lysylphosphatidylglycerol synthase transmembrane domain-containing protein yields the protein MKKKSINSEKESLNTAAVDFNNDLQQKLIEGKKESKNFWGIVLKTLVSFSLLFYLGSKLNWQKFFSYCQSIDLLFLGFAFLFCALQTILSSLRWKLLLFALNIPIRGWTAFELAMIGKFFNAALPGGTSGDFVRIYYAMELFPRNKTAVSVSILFDRLIEGVVLLVLGSSFGLLFYRQLNDQPFLQKAVFFLLGLTLLTLLFLATLPMLLKFGIKLSQRYLGKWKRVEQVLTDIVHVLDVFKYCYGRILAACILSIGVHLSAILMFVFVSASLHMHLPLWLLAVVMVEITLIVSLPISISGLGVREGAVVLLFGSYGINPELALGFSLLSFSVGILWSLIGGLFFLTWKKNKKNSVSLPT from the coding sequence TTGAAAAAAAAATCGATAAATTCTGAAAAAGAATCTTTGAATACAGCTGCAGTCGACTTCAATAATGATCTTCAACAAAAGCTAATTGAGGGAAAAAAGGAGAGTAAAAATTTTTGGGGGATTGTACTCAAAACCCTCGTTTCTTTTTCTCTTCTTTTTTATTTAGGTTCAAAGCTCAACTGGCAGAAATTTTTTTCTTATTGCCAATCGATCGATCTTTTATTCCTTGGTTTTGCCTTCTTATTTTGTGCCTTACAAACTATTCTTTCTTCGCTGCGGTGGAAACTCCTGCTTTTTGCTTTAAACATCCCTATTAGGGGTTGGACAGCCTTTGAGCTAGCAATGATTGGAAAATTCTTCAATGCTGCCTTACCAGGGGGAACTAGTGGGGATTTTGTGAGGATCTATTATGCTATGGAGCTTTTCCCGAGGAACAAAACGGCAGTATCTGTTTCCATCCTTTTTGATAGACTGATTGAGGGGGTTGTACTTCTTGTCTTGGGTTCTTCCTTTGGGCTATTGTTTTATAGGCAACTAAATGATCAACCTTTCCTTCAAAAAGCGGTTTTTTTTCTTTTAGGACTCACACTTTTAACTCTTTTATTTTTAGCTACCCTCCCTATGCTTCTGAAATTTGGCATCAAGTTATCGCAAAGATATCTAGGAAAATGGAAAAGGGTAGAACAGGTCCTTACGGATATTGTCCATGTTTTAGATGTCTTTAAGTATTGCTATGGCCGAATCCTGGCTGCTTGTATTCTTTCTATAGGAGTGCATCTGTCGGCTATTCTAATGTTTGTTTTTGTGTCTGCCTCTCTTCACATGCATTTGCCTTTATGGCTTCTAGCGGTGGTGATGGTCGAGATAACCCTTATAGTATCCCTTCCGATCAGCATCTCTGGTCTGGGAGTAAGAGAAGGAGCAGTGGTGCTGCTGTTTGGTTCTTATGGCATTAACCCAGAACTTGCTTTGGGTTTTTCATTATTATCTTTCAGCGTTGGAATACTCTGGAGCTTAATTGGAGGATTGTTTTTCTTGACTTGGAAAAAAAATAAGAAAAACAGCGTTTCTCTTCCTACCTAA
- a CDS encoding SAM hydrolase/SAM-dependent halogenase family protein, which translates to MEKKALFLNSLHSKGFLLLLLTGTMIIYSGCNKKSHMEHAIDSRPIIGLITDFGSKDHYVAQLKGVIYSIDPFARVIDLNHEIEPYNLPEAAFLIDQSTLEFPAGSIFVAVVDPGVGTERKGILLETKAHKFYIGPDNGIFSLVVEREGIAEVWTLDKKEIWKRQEPSYTFHGRDIFGPVAAYLSKGGKPHNTGSRIPKENLHLLNFSPPSTIGQSVSGQILYIDHFGNIITNIPMGMASWIKEGNLVRVQIGKMTLAAPCVKTYSELPLGKIGVLYNSSGYLEISSSQGSAAKLLKAQSGNSLLLHP; encoded by the coding sequence ATGGAGAAAAAAGCCTTATTTTTAAACTCTCTCCATTCTAAAGGCTTTCTTTTGCTTTTATTGACTGGAACAATGATTATATATTCGGGCTGTAATAAAAAGTCTCATATGGAGCATGCTATTGATTCAAGGCCGATTATAGGACTTATTACCGATTTTGGTTCAAAAGATCATTATGTAGCACAACTAAAAGGAGTGATTTACTCCATAGATCCTTTTGCCCGGGTAATTGATCTCAATCATGAAATTGAACCTTATAATCTTCCCGAAGCGGCTTTTCTTATTGATCAATCGACTCTGGAATTTCCTGCAGGTTCTATTTTTGTGGCCGTAGTGGATCCAGGGGTAGGAACGGAGCGTAAGGGCATACTGCTAGAAACTAAAGCCCATAAGTTTTATATCGGTCCTGATAATGGGATTTTCAGTCTAGTTGTGGAGAGAGAGGGGATTGCTGAGGTGTGGACTCTGGATAAAAAAGAAATATGGAAAAGGCAAGAACCAAGTTATACTTTTCATGGAAGGGACATATTTGGTCCCGTGGCGGCCTATCTAAGTAAGGGAGGCAAACCTCACAATACTGGTTCTAGAATACCAAAAGAAAATCTTCATTTATTGAATTTCTCTCCTCCATCAACGATTGGACAGAGTGTATCTGGACAAATCCTTTATATTGATCATTTTGGTAACATTATTACCAATATACCCATGGGAATGGCTTCCTGGATCAAAGAAGGGAATTTGGTTCGAGTGCAGATTGGGAAAATGACGCTTGCAGCTCCCTGTGTAAAAACCTATAGTGAGTTGCCATTGGGGAAAATTGGCGTATTATATAATAGTAGCGGTTACTTAGAGATTTCATCAAGTCAGGGATCAGCGGCGAAATTGCTCAAAGCGCAATCCGGTAACTCCCTGTTACTTCACCCATAG
- the rmuC gene encoding DNA recombination protein RmuC — MNSFFLVSFLVGVGIGFLLTLLLLRPRYILLQKDLERYKNENEDLINLQAQNKDLELQIATLEAQKKAQQEQILWVTAAQDTLKTMFQSLALQVLESNSKNILEQATYQFHSLFESMKADWNLKKQEFKEIVMPIEKSLEALDQQIKNLESKREGAYSSLSTHLTHLSEAYKELHESAIKLEQSLKSPLVRGSWGEYQLQRLVEMAGMKEHVSYIPQPPDADKRADMIIYIPGNRKIYVDAKTPMGAYLEAMTADNETTRKTKLKEHLAAVKERIRELGKKEYGQNQTDAFEYVIMFLPNEGLLSVSFEADPEIFQYALERKVLLASPINFLALLKAIALGWQQQQMTEEVEKIAYEIKELYSSFVELMELLNRLRKALGSSMEAFNKIATLCQGKIIPSTKKIKTSGAFSEEVSDVHEIEPTLKDIPFQQT; from the coding sequence ATGAACAGCTTTTTCCTCGTAAGCTTTCTTGTTGGAGTAGGAATCGGGTTTCTTTTAACGCTGCTGCTACTTAGACCTAGATACATTTTGCTTCAAAAAGACCTAGAAAGATATAAGAATGAAAATGAAGATTTGATCAATTTACAGGCGCAAAACAAAGATTTAGAGCTACAAATAGCCACTCTTGAAGCTCAAAAGAAGGCTCAACAAGAACAAATTCTTTGGGTCACGGCGGCTCAAGACACACTCAAAACTATGTTTCAATCCCTCGCATTGCAAGTATTGGAATCGAATTCTAAAAATATTCTGGAGCAGGCTACTTATCAATTTCATTCCCTCTTTGAGAGCATGAAAGCGGACTGGAATCTAAAAAAACAAGAATTCAAAGAAATAGTCATGCCGATTGAAAAAAGCCTGGAAGCATTGGATCAACAGATAAAAAACTTGGAAAGCAAAAGAGAAGGAGCTTATAGCTCACTAAGCACTCATTTAACCCATCTATCTGAGGCTTACAAAGAACTCCATGAATCAGCTATAAAACTGGAACAATCCTTAAAATCTCCCCTTGTAAGAGGATCATGGGGAGAATACCAACTCCAGCGTCTTGTAGAAATGGCCGGAATGAAAGAACACGTCTCCTATATTCCACAGCCTCCCGATGCAGACAAAAGAGCCGATATGATCATCTATATCCCTGGGAACAGAAAGATATATGTTGATGCAAAAACGCCGATGGGAGCCTATCTTGAGGCTATGACAGCTGATAATGAAACCACAAGAAAAACAAAATTAAAGGAGCATCTGGCTGCGGTAAAGGAAAGAATCAGAGAATTAGGGAAAAAAGAGTACGGTCAGAATCAAACCGATGCATTTGAATATGTCATCATGTTCTTACCAAATGAAGGGCTTCTATCAGTCTCTTTTGAAGCAGATCCAGAAATATTCCAATATGCCTTAGAAAGAAAAGTCCTTCTTGCTTCACCGATCAATTTTCTTGCCTTGCTCAAAGCAATTGCTCTTGGCTGGCAACAGCAGCAGATGACGGAAGAGGTCGAAAAAATTGCCTATGAAATCAAAGAGCTGTACAGTTCTTTTGTTGAGCTCATGGAACTATTAAACAGACTCCGCAAAGCATTGGGAAGCTCGATGGAGGCTTTCAACAAAATTGCAACCCTCTGTCAAGGGAAAATTATTCCTTCGACAAAAAAAATTAAAACTAGTGGAGCTTTTTCCGAAGAGGTTAGTGATGTCCATGAAATCGAACCAACTCTTAAGGACATACCGTTCCAGCAGACCTAA
- a CDS encoding pepsin/retropepsin-like aspartic protease family protein, with product MGIGFFNPLFSFSNKEGVKNFSWFLANLLCFFFCSHGFSESISEAIDRQNPSRLFHEGRIEAAARVAFEASLRDPQDWKSLKILGWVALMKNQLEDASRFLQKGLRLNPEDTEMKRLLAICYYREGKLEQSADLLNEIREGWTANLLTQLEPKAFDVLEPQTSIKLDDSDPFVIIPVKICRKKVSLFLDTRSSFTALDRDLYEKVKEIRLLDVIALQFWFNFAGKWSIRARTGIIQSMQIGNMKIERIPILLARWKGTYLFPRHVPQIVHGVIGTDMMRQFNVTIDYPKKELFLQKREGSFSERSFLETKDGSVTRLPFYLTPGGQILIQGKINDQEGIFFMVDSLDVGRAFTFSEWMLEKFHLPRYGGWMIGLRRGGRYPSIYTIVPKIQIGNIVMENVKADIGKSYDFPPAIEHKQGFHIGAIVGNSFLKSFIVTFDFQNMVLILQSKKMAATDQPPISPLAYQRTVAGIDESDH from the coding sequence ATGGGTATAGGTTTTTTCAATCCTCTTTTTTCTTTCTCCAATAAAGAGGGAGTTAAAAATTTTTCCTGGTTCCTTGCCAACCTTTTATGCTTTTTTTTCTGTTCCCATGGATTTTCAGAGTCGATCTCTGAGGCAATAGATAGGCAAAACCCAAGCCGCCTTTTTCATGAAGGGAGGATAGAGGCGGCAGCTCGTGTAGCCTTTGAAGCTTCCCTCCGTGATCCTCAGGACTGGAAATCATTAAAGATCCTTGGGTGGGTGGCTTTGATGAAAAACCAACTTGAAGATGCTAGTAGGTTTCTCCAAAAGGGATTGAGATTAAATCCTGAAGATACCGAGATGAAGAGGCTACTGGCAATTTGTTATTATAGAGAGGGAAAGCTCGAACAATCGGCTGACTTATTAAATGAGATTAGGGAAGGGTGGACTGCCAACCTTCTCACTCAACTGGAACCAAAGGCATTCGATGTGCTGGAGCCACAGACTAGTATCAAACTCGATGATTCTGATCCTTTTGTGATTATTCCGGTAAAAATATGCAGGAAAAAAGTCTCGCTTTTTCTGGATACTCGCAGTTCGTTCACTGCTCTGGATAGGGACCTTTATGAAAAAGTAAAAGAGATTAGGCTTCTTGATGTCATTGCCCTGCAGTTCTGGTTCAACTTTGCTGGCAAATGGTCTATTCGAGCTAGAACAGGGATTATCCAATCGATGCAAATCGGAAATATGAAAATAGAAAGAATTCCCATCCTTTTAGCCCGATGGAAAGGAACCTATCTTTTTCCTCGTCATGTGCCCCAGATTGTCCATGGGGTAATAGGAACAGATATGATGAGACAATTTAATGTGACGATAGATTATCCGAAAAAAGAGCTTTTCTTACAAAAAAGAGAGGGCTCTTTTTCTGAACGGTCTTTTCTAGAGACAAAAGATGGATCGGTTACGAGGCTTCCTTTTTACTTAACTCCAGGAGGACAGATTCTTATTCAAGGAAAGATTAATGATCAAGAAGGAATCTTTTTTATGGTGGATAGCTTGGATGTGGGAAGAGCCTTTACCTTTTCTGAATGGATGCTTGAGAAATTTCATTTGCCTCGATATGGGGGTTGGATGATCGGTTTAAGAAGAGGCGGAAGATATCCTTCCATTTACACGATTGTTCCGAAAATACAGATTGGGAATATTGTCATGGAAAACGTGAAGGCCGATATTGGGAAAAGCTATGATTTTCCACCTGCCATTGAGCATAAGCAAGGGTTCCACATCGGAGCGATTGTAGGGAATAGCTTTTTGAAGTCTTTTATCGTTACTTTTGATTTCCAGAATATGGTGTTGATCTTGCAATCCAAAAAAATGGCTGCTACCGACCAACCGCCAATTAGCCCGTTGGCATATCAAAGAACTGTAGCTGGGATCGATGAATCGGATCATTGA
- the rplQ gene encoding 50S ribosomal protein L17, with amino-acid sequence MRHQKRTQKLGRDSQHRAALLANLAVELIEHKRIKTTLAKAKALRPFAEKLVSLAKKGTLHARRLVVSKIHDKKAARVLFNDIASQMQNRNGGYTRILKLGNRLSDASEMALIEWTEGQVVGTSQKTPEKT; translated from the coding sequence ATGCGACATCAGAAAAGGACTCAGAAATTAGGTAGGGATTCTCAGCATAGGGCTGCGTTACTTGCTAATCTGGCCGTAGAGCTTATTGAACATAAAAGAATAAAAACGACTTTAGCCAAGGCTAAAGCCTTGCGTCCTTTTGCCGAAAAATTGGTCAGCCTTGCAAAAAAGGGAACTCTCCATGCTAGGCGACTCGTCGTCAGTAAAATCCATGATAAGAAAGCCGCTCGAGTTCTTTTTAATGATATTGCTTCTCAGATGCAAAACAGAAATGGCGGCTATACACGAATTTTGAAACTAGGAAATAGGCTATCAGATGCTTCGGAAATGGCATTGATTGAATGGACAGAAGGGCAAGTGGTGGGAACTAGCCAAAAGACTCCTGAAAAAACCTGA
- a CDS encoding cysteine hydrolase family protein, translated as MESVVIVDMLEDFIGGKLASREAAKIIEPIRKLSIAARAKKKPVIYVGDAHLPSDPEMIIWGEHAMKGSPGASIIKELAPSPADIVLEKRTYSGFRETGLDLVLRSLKVDTIILVGLHTHLCIRHTAADAFFLNYHTIVPVDCVCAFSPQEQESGLEYLHKFYGVELSTVSSIIENWKKE; from the coding sequence ATGGAGTCTGTGGTCATTGTTGACATGCTTGAAGATTTCATAGGGGGGAAGCTTGCCTCTAGAGAAGCAGCAAAGATTATAGAACCGATCAGAAAATTAAGTATCGCTGCAAGAGCTAAAAAAAAGCCGGTTATTTATGTTGGGGATGCTCATCTTCCAAGCGATCCAGAAATGATAATCTGGGGGGAGCATGCCATGAAAGGTTCTCCTGGAGCTTCTATTATCAAAGAACTGGCCCCTAGCCCAGCCGATATCGTGCTCGAAAAAAGAACTTATAGTGGGTTTAGGGAAACAGGGCTGGACCTAGTATTAAGATCTTTGAAGGTGGATACCATTATTTTAGTGGGTCTGCATACCCATCTGTGTATAAGGCATACGGCTGCCGATGCCTTCTTTTTAAACTATCATACGATTGTACCCGTAGATTGTGTGTGTGCCTTTAGTCCTCAAGAACAGGAAAGTGGGCTAGAATATCTTCACAAATTTTACGGCGTAGAGCTTTCCACTGTATCCTCAATCATTGAAAACTGGAAAAAAGAATAA
- the typA gene encoding translational GTPase TypA, whose translation MEKIKNIAIIAHVDHGKTTLVDQLLKQSGSFRQNQQLTERIMDSMDLEREKGITIRAKNASFQYENYKINLIDTPGHADFGSEVERSLGMVDGVLLLVDAVEGPQAQTKFVLKKALTQNLSPLVLINKIDRANAQPIKVLDQIFELFLELEASDKQLDFPVLYVSAKEGIALKEWKKEISVEDKKNGFKPLFEAILTHIPSPTVSQDPAFKLLVANLDYSDYLGRIAIGKIFSGKIKVGSPLFSYQKSGKTSRGTVTAILGFKGLERIELSEASAGDIVGIAGLEEVYIGDTIADVEDTIPLPRIEVDPPTVRMRIVVNDSPLAGKEGKLLTARHIYGRLLKEVRTNVGLRVEETDVPGTFEISGRGTMQIAILVEQMRREGYELMVSRPEVIYKADSSGILFEPYELLSVDIPQECLGPVMEMLSKRGGNIRMMRNSQQRVFMETLIPTRGLIGFETEFVNLTRGEGYASHLFHEYGPKQGEIEIRSNGVLVSIAKGISTTYALENLQQRGILFIGPGEEIYEGMVVGEHKRPGDLLVNPCKAKHLTNIRSQGEGKAIGLEPPKIFRLEEAIEFISSEELVEVTPTKIRIRKKILDSNERKKAAIKVGS comes from the coding sequence ATGGAAAAGATAAAAAACATTGCGATAATTGCTCATGTGGATCATGGGAAAACAACGTTAGTAGACCAATTGTTGAAACAGTCAGGCTCCTTTCGGCAAAACCAACAATTGACCGAAAGAATAATGGATAGTATGGACCTGGAAAGAGAAAAGGGGATAACCATCCGAGCAAAAAATGCCTCTTTCCAGTATGAGAATTACAAGATCAATTTGATTGATACTCCTGGGCATGCCGATTTTGGAAGTGAGGTAGAAAGAAGTCTAGGGATGGTTGATGGCGTTTTACTATTAGTAGACGCTGTAGAAGGGCCTCAAGCGCAAACTAAATTTGTTTTGAAAAAAGCCTTGACCCAAAATCTCAGTCCGCTTGTGCTCATTAATAAGATTGACAGGGCAAATGCTCAGCCTATTAAGGTTCTAGACCAGATTTTCGAACTCTTTCTTGAATTAGAGGCTTCTGATAAGCAGCTAGACTTTCCCGTATTGTATGTTTCTGCCAAAGAAGGCATCGCTTTGAAAGAATGGAAAAAAGAAATCTCAGTTGAAGATAAGAAGAATGGCTTCAAGCCACTTTTTGAAGCTATTTTGACTCATATCCCTTCTCCGACTGTCTCTCAGGATCCAGCTTTTAAGCTTTTAGTCGCCAACTTGGACTACAGTGATTATTTAGGCAGAATTGCGATTGGCAAAATTTTTTCTGGTAAAATTAAAGTGGGTTCTCCTCTCTTTTCTTATCAAAAATCTGGGAAAACGAGTCGTGGAACCGTCACGGCTATATTAGGCTTTAAAGGGTTGGAACGGATAGAGCTTTCCGAAGCTTCTGCTGGGGATATAGTCGGAATAGCTGGTTTAGAAGAAGTTTACATTGGAGATACGATAGCAGATGTAGAGGATACTATTCCACTGCCACGAATAGAAGTAGATCCGCCTACGGTTCGCATGCGGATCGTGGTCAATGATTCGCCTTTAGCAGGCAAAGAGGGAAAACTTCTGACAGCCAGACACATCTATGGAAGGCTTCTCAAAGAAGTAAGAACCAATGTAGGGCTTAGAGTTGAAGAAACGGATGTGCCTGGAACTTTTGAAATTAGTGGTAGAGGGACCATGCAGATAGCTATTCTTGTCGAACAAATGCGCAGAGAGGGGTACGAGCTTATGGTTAGCCGGCCAGAAGTGATTTACAAAGCTGATTCTTCTGGTATCCTCTTCGAGCCTTATGAGTTATTATCGGTAGATATCCCACAAGAATGCCTTGGCCCAGTTATGGAAATGCTTTCGAAAAGGGGAGGCAATATTCGCATGATGAGAAATAGTCAGCAGAGGGTTTTTATGGAAACATTAATTCCAACAAGGGGCTTAATTGGATTTGAAACTGAATTTGTTAATCTGACCCGGGGAGAAGGCTATGCGAGTCATCTCTTTCATGAATATGGCCCTAAGCAGGGAGAAATTGAAATAAGGAGTAATGGGGTTCTTGTTTCGATTGCAAAAGGTATTTCGACAACTTATGCTTTGGAAAACCTCCAGCAAAGAGGCATCCTTTTTATTGGTCCAGGTGAAGAAATTTATGAAGGGATGGTCGTTGGAGAACATAAAAGACCTGGGGATCTTCTTGTTAATCCTTGCAAAGCAAAGCACTTGACGAATATCCGTTCTCAAGGCGAAGGCAAAGCCATTGGACTAGAACCACCGAAGATTTTCAGGCTTGAGGAAGCGATTGAATTCATTAGTAGTGAGGAACTTGTTGAGGTCACTCCAACAAAGATAAGGATTCGAAAAAAAATATTAGATTCGAATGAACGAAAAAAAGCTGCTATAAAAGTAGGTTCATAG
- the cyoE gene encoding heme o synthase — MKSFKTETSNQPQRENGLLQSSLKPTLARRRSLLKDVAELIKFRLTLLVLTTTFFGFVLASGSSLDIGKALHVVVGTGLVAASAAVLNEVLESRQDSKMSRTKDRPLPAHRLDAIEAAITAIIGAIVGFLYLWNFSNLMAASLALLSLIVYVGIYTPLKQISPWNTWIGAISGALPPVIGYAAQEANILHVTPIFLFCILFFWQMPHFYAIAWIYRSDYKKAGFKMLVVVDSSGKKLTLQSLLFCFLLMMASLLPYFTHQAGLLYLWGSLLLGMLFFLSALFLHLKRNLTAARLLFFASIAYLPLLFTLLAICWKK, encoded by the coding sequence ATGAAAAGCTTTAAGACAGAAACTTCAAACCAACCTCAGAGAGAAAATGGATTACTGCAGAGTTCCCTGAAGCCCACATTGGCTCGTCGTCGCTCTCTGTTAAAAGATGTTGCTGAGCTCATCAAGTTCCGTCTTACCCTTTTGGTGCTAACCACCACTTTTTTCGGTTTTGTTTTAGCTTCAGGAAGTTCTTTGGATATAGGAAAAGCCCTTCATGTTGTGGTCGGCACTGGACTGGTCGCTGCTTCGGCTGCTGTATTAAATGAAGTACTAGAAAGTCGTCAGGATAGCAAAATGTCAAGAACAAAAGACAGGCCACTGCCAGCACATCGTCTTGACGCTATAGAGGCTGCAATTACTGCCATTATTGGAGCCATTGTAGGATTTCTCTATCTGTGGAATTTTTCTAATCTTATGGCTGCTAGCCTTGCCCTTTTAAGCCTTATCGTTTATGTTGGAATCTATACCCCTCTTAAACAGATAAGCCCGTGGAATACCTGGATTGGAGCTATATCTGGTGCCCTTCCTCCAGTCATTGGCTATGCTGCACAAGAGGCAAACATCCTGCACGTAACACCAATCTTCCTTTTTTGCATTCTCTTTTTCTGGCAAATGCCACATTTCTATGCCATTGCATGGATTTACCGAAGCGATTACAAAAAAGCCGGTTTTAAAATGCTTGTTGTAGTAGATTCTAGTGGCAAAAAATTGACACTGCAGAGTCTTCTATTCTGTTTTTTGTTAATGATGGCTTCTCTTTTGCCTTACTTCACTCATCAGGCAGGGCTTTTATATCTTTGGGGATCTCTCCTACTAGGCATGCTTTTCTTTTTATCCGCCCTCTTTTTACACCTCAAAAGAAATTTAACAGCAGCTCGTCTTCTTTTCTTTGCTTCAATTGCCTACCTACCATTGCTCTTTACTCTATTAGCCATTTGCTGGAAAAAATAG